In Thalassococcus sp. S3, the sequence GCGACGCGAAGGACCTCGCCCTGAAGGCGGAAGCGGAGGAGCACCCACTGGTGCAGGCCGTGCTGGCGCAGTTTCCCAAGGCGAAGATCACCGCCATCCGCACGCCGGAAGAGATTGCCGCCGATGCCGAGACCGAAGCACTGCCGGAGGTCGAGGACGAGTGGGATCCGTTCGAGGATGACTGAACCGAGGGCCGTGATCCCGCCGGCCATGGCCGAATTGGAGCGGGACTGGCACATGTCGCCGGGCCTGATCTCGAACGGGCACCTGTTCCTGACCGGTTTCAACGGCTGTCCGCTGGAGGGACCGCCCTCCCCCGACGCGGCCACACAGATCGACACGGCGTTCGAAGCGGTGCAGATGGTGCTGGCCGAAGCGGGCCTTGGCTTTGGCGATATCGTGGATATGACGAGCTTTCATGTGGGGCTGGCGGATCACCTGGAGCTTTTC encodes:
- a CDS encoding Rid family hydrolase, with the protein product MTEPRAVIPPAMAELERDWHMSPGLISNGHLFLTGFNGCPLEGPPSPDAATQIDTAFEAVQMVLAEAGLGFGDIVDMTSFHVGLADHLELFKAARAKRLTRPYPAWTAIEVAGFATPGVIVELKVVAQVPSP